The Desertibacillus haloalkaliphilus genome contains the following window.
GTTCATCATGGTTGCCCTCTTCAATGAAAGCACCATCTTTCATGACGATGATACGGTCTGCTAAGCGGGCCGCTCCCATACGATGTGTAATAAACAAAACACCTTGATCCTGCGTATGATCGAACAACTTTCGAATGAGTGAGATCTCCGACAATGGATCGAGAGCAGAGGTCGGTTCATCTAAAATAACAAAATCACTTTCTCTAAAGAAGGTTCTCGCCATCGCAAGCTTTTGCCATTGTCCGCCAGACAATTCATGTCCCTCTTCAAAAAAGCGACCTAGCTGCGCATCATATGTGTCTTCCATTTCATTAATTCTTTTCTCTATACC
Protein-coding sequences here:
- a CDS encoding ATP-binding cassette domain-containing protein yields the protein GIEKRINEMEDTYDAQLGRFFEEGHELSGGQWQKLAMARTFFRESDFVILDEPTSALDPLSEISLIRKLFDHTQDQGVLFITHRMGAARLADRIIVMKDGAFIEEGNHDE